The genomic segment CCTGCCGATCATTGTATTGCCGGTCCATCGTTTGGCTGATCAAACAGTGTCGGCTGGCTGCCTGCATAGTATGCTCTCCCCCTGATATTGGCATGCTCCGGCAGGGAGCTTTTTACGGAAGTTTCCTGCTGACTGTTTGCTGTTCCGTTTTCAAGTACATTCCTAAAGCAGTAGTAGGTATATAGCTTGTTTTTTAGTACGTAACTGCATGCTTTGTCAAACTCTTCTGCCGGGAAATCCCGTTTTAGCCTGAACAGTCCGTCACAGGTACGGAATAACTGTTCGGGATAACGTGCCCGTTCAAACAGAGCCTCCAGAAGTTTGGCGAACTCCGCAGAGTGTGCTTTTGCCCTTGTCAGGTACGTTTCATGCGAGCGGTTCTTATACGCCTGATGTTCGGACTTTAAATGTGCCGCCAGAGTGGTGTACGCATTTTCCCTGTAACTGCGTATGTGCGAGGCAATCTGTTTGCCCCGACAATAGATCCAGAGCATACTGCGTGTGTAAATGATCTTTACCTTTGCTCCGATATAAGCGAAGGGTACGCTGTAATAGTGTTTATTGCGCTGCAGGTAGATATGTCCGTTATCCCCAACTTTGAGTTCAGCGTAGCTCTTCAGCTCGAAGCGTTCTTTGGGAAGTTCGCCCAATGTTGATTTTTCGGAACTTAAGAACCGCTCTTCCCGACAGTATGGTTTTTGCTGCATCCGGGTCTGGTTGTGCTTTAACATACATACCTTTATAGCTTCATTGAGCGTATGGATATCAAAGAACTGCCTGTTTCTCAGTGGTGCAAAAACACGGGTATAGATCATTTTCACCTGATTTTCTACCAATGATTTATCTTTTGGGCGGCCTGCACGCGCCGGAACCACAGCTGTGCCGTAGTGATTGGCAAAGTCCTCCATGGCCTGGTTCAGGACCGGCTCATATTTATCGGCCCTGATGACCGCTGCTTTGAGATTGTCGGGAACAATGGCCTTTGGCACACCGCCAAGAGACTCCAGGCAGCTGCTCAGTGCATAAAAAAAGTCGGGGGTCTGCTGAGATGGTACAGCGATTGCAAACGCATAGTCTGAAAAGGGCAGGCAGGCCACAAATACCTCACAGGCGACCAGCTCCCCGGTGGACCTGTCAATATAATGGAGCTTTTTTCCGGAAAAGTCAATATATAGTTTATCGCCGGCGGTATGTTCAATCACCATGCTGCCCTTGCGCGAGACAAGCTGTTGCCTTAAATG from the Sphingobacterium thalpophilum genome contains:
- the istA gene encoding IS21 family transposase, whose amino-acid sequence is MSQIKQLIRLYQSGSGIKTIARILGMSKNTVKSYLKKMADGGFNTEELLKQEDPLLEKSFHAGNPAYKADKFEYLKSRLDYYEKELKRTGVTKLLLWQEYIESDPTGYSYPQFNYHLRQQLVSRKGSMVIEHTAGDKLYIDFSGKKLHYIDRSTGELVACEVFVACLPFSDYAFAIAVPSQQTPDFFYALSSCLESLGGVPKAIVPDNLKAAVIRADKYEPVLNQAMEDFANHYGTAVVPARAGRPKDKSLVENQVKMIYTRVFAPLRNRQFFDIHTLNEAIKVCMLKHNQTRMQQKPYCREERFLSSEKSTLGELPKERFELKSYAELKVGDNGHIYLQRNKHYYSVPFAYIGAKVKIIYTRSMLWIYCRGKQIASHIRSYRENAYTTLAAHLKSEHQAYKNRSHETYLTRAKAHSAEFAKLLEALFERARYPEQLFRTCDGLFRLKRDFPAEEFDKACSYVLKNKLYTYYCFRNVLENGTANSQQETSVKSSLPEHANIRGRAYYAGSQPTLFDQPNDGPAIQ